The proteins below are encoded in one region of Terriglobales bacterium:
- a CDS encoding group I intron-associated PD-(D/E)XK endonuclease has translation MSPLIKHPKRRGEWVELQFMARAASHGLTVSQPWGDSARYDFVVEHRARFSRVQVKSTSFCSGGAYVCNTISRPPGRTDNGTGYTAEEIDFFAFFVIPEDVWYIAPVTALRRTRYAAYLNPHDRRNKYFRYMEAWHLLKKGPDDRRTSG, from the coding sequence ATGTCTCCTCTCATCAAGCATCCCAAGCGCCGCGGCGAGTGGGTCGAGCTGCAGTTCATGGCCCGCGCCGCTTCCCACGGCCTGACGGTTTCCCAGCCCTGGGGCGACAGCGCCCGCTATGACTTTGTGGTGGAGCACCGGGCCCGCTTCAGCCGGGTGCAGGTCAAGTCCACATCGTTCTGCAGCGGAGGCGCGTACGTGTGCAACACGATTTCCCGGCCGCCGGGGCGAACAGACAACGGCACCGGTTACACGGCGGAGGAGATCGACTTCTTCGCGTTCTTCGTGATACCCGAAGACGTCTGGTACATCGCACCCGTCACAGCGCTGCGCCGGACGCGCTACGCGGCCTACCTGAATCCGCACGACCGCCGCAACAAGTACTTCCGCTACATGGAGGCCTGGCACCTGCTCAAGAAGGGCCCGGACGATCGGCGCACTTCCGGGTGA
- the mutL gene encoding DNA mismatch repair endonuclease MutL encodes MDESMARIHILPEHVANKIAAGEVVERPASVVKELLENALDAGAGRIRVEVEAGGKKLIRVTDDGSGMVRDDALLAFERHATSKIKDAEDLLTVATLGFRGEALPSIASVSRLRLETRATAEAAGTVIEIAGGKMHRVEEAGLPAGTSVTVRDLFFNTPARKKFLKAEATELSHIAQLVTHYALAHPEKHVELHSSANAMLVASPVKTHAERMFQIFGREMLEQMVPVAAEAQLERVGLPAPPPWVIEKRKKQGEEYEAPEPGAMRVRGFVSRPELQKLNRNSIFVFVNGRLIRDRLLQHALSEAYRNILPGGVFPVVLLFLEMPAMEVDVNVHPSKTEVRFRQQGVVHDLVRDTVRAALVAARPVPQFTREIAAQPTAAAALTPGAGGGVAPAGDVADFALQPEELPPQTARLAFQGGIEVEANAAVPAASVARAVPVAGGERCGGAIAAGASNGPAAISSLRPLGQVRDSFILAVAEDGLWIVDQHVAHERVLFERVLRQRGAARVEGQRLLMPLIVGLTPAQQAVFEQIADELRGNGFEVEPFGSRTLAVKTAPAGVEASDIERLLTELLEGCEREEQAVNLEKLRTRIAASIACHAAIKVNTPLDGKKMEWLLGELAKTECPFSCPHGRPVLLRYSLEEIQRAFKRI; translated from the coding sequence ATGGACGAGTCCATGGCGCGCATTCACATCCTGCCGGAGCACGTCGCCAACAAGATCGCGGCGGGCGAAGTGGTGGAGCGCCCGGCGTCGGTGGTGAAGGAGCTGCTGGAGAACGCTCTGGACGCCGGCGCGGGACGCATCCGGGTGGAGGTCGAGGCGGGCGGCAAGAAGCTGATCCGCGTGACCGACGACGGTTCGGGCATGGTGCGCGACGATGCTTTGCTGGCCTTCGAGCGCCACGCCACCTCGAAGATCAAGGACGCCGAAGACCTGCTGACGGTGGCCACGCTGGGGTTCCGCGGCGAGGCCCTGCCGTCGATCGCTTCGGTCTCGCGACTGCGGCTGGAGACGCGGGCCACCGCCGAAGCTGCCGGCACGGTGATCGAGATCGCCGGCGGCAAGATGCACAGGGTGGAAGAAGCCGGGCTGCCGGCGGGGACTTCGGTCACGGTGCGCGACCTGTTCTTCAACACCCCGGCGCGCAAGAAGTTCCTCAAGGCGGAGGCCACCGAGCTTTCGCACATCGCGCAACTGGTGACGCACTATGCGCTGGCGCATCCGGAGAAGCACGTGGAGCTGCACTCGTCGGCCAACGCCATGCTGGTGGCCTCACCGGTGAAGACGCACGCCGAGCGCATGTTCCAGATCTTCGGGCGCGAGATGCTGGAACAGATGGTGCCGGTGGCCGCCGAGGCGCAACTGGAGCGCGTGGGCCTGCCCGCGCCTCCGCCGTGGGTGATCGAAAAGCGAAAGAAACAGGGGGAGGAGTACGAAGCGCCGGAACCGGGAGCGATGCGGGTGCGCGGGTTCGTCTCAAGGCCGGAGTTGCAGAAGCTGAACCGGAACTCCATCTTCGTGTTCGTCAACGGGCGGTTGATCCGCGACCGGCTGCTGCAACACGCGCTCAGCGAGGCGTATCGCAACATCCTGCCGGGGGGAGTTTTTCCGGTGGTGCTGCTGTTCCTGGAGATGCCGGCGATGGAAGTGGACGTGAACGTCCATCCCTCGAAGACCGAGGTGCGCTTCCGGCAGCAGGGCGTGGTGCACGACCTGGTGCGCGACACGGTGCGGGCGGCGCTGGTGGCTGCGCGTCCGGTGCCGCAGTTCACGCGCGAGATTGCGGCGCAGCCCACGGCGGCTGCGGCGCTGACGCCGGGAGCGGGCGGCGGAGTTGCTCCCGCCGGAGACGTGGCAGACTTTGCGCTGCAGCCCGAAGAGTTGCCGCCGCAGACGGCGCGGCTCGCCTTCCAGGGCGGGATCGAAGTGGAAGCGAACGCGGCCGTGCCCGCCGCCTCCGTCGCGCGTGCAGTGCCGGTCGCCGGCGGCGAGCGCTGCGGAGGAGCCATCGCGGCGGGAGCGTCGAACGGGCCGGCGGCTATCTCTTCGCTCCGGCCGCTGGGGCAAGTGCGCGATTCGTTCATCCTGGCGGTGGCCGAGGACGGGTTGTGGATCGTGGACCAGCACGTGGCCCACGAGCGCGTGCTGTTCGAGCGCGTGCTCAGGCAGCGGGGCGCCGCGCGCGTCGAGGGCCAGCGGCTGCTGATGCCGCTGATCGTCGGGCTGACCCCGGCGCAGCAGGCCGTGTTCGAGCAGATCGCCGACGAGTTGCGCGGCAACGGCTTCGAGGTCGAGCCCTTCGGCTCCCGCACGCTGGCGGTGAAGACGGCGCCGGCGGGCGTCGAGGCTTCCGACATCGAGCGGCTGCTCACGGAATTGCTCGAGGGCTGCGAGCGCGAAGAGCAGGCTGTGAACCTGGAGAAGCTGCGCACGCGCATCGCGGCCTCCATCGCATGCCATGCGGCGATCAAGGTGAATACGCCGCTGGATGGGAAGAAGATGGAATGGCTGCTGGGCGAGCTGGCGAAGACGGAGTGCCCGTTCTCCTGCCCGCACGGGCGGCCGGTGCTGCTGCGGTATTCGCTGGAAGAGATCCAGAGAGCGTTCAAGAGGATATGA